The genomic segment AGACGCCGGGATCGAGTTCCTTGCCACATTCAATGTAGCCGTAACCTGTTGCGGGATATTGGGGTACGATGCCGAAAGTGACCAGCGCTCCGCTTTGTGCCACCTCTTCGGCATGGCTGAGGCTGGCTAAAAAAGCGTCCACATTTTGGATAACGTGGTCGGCAGGCAAAACCACCATGCTTTCACTATCCGGATGTTGTTTACGCAACTGTGCCAAAGCCAGCGCGATGCAGGGCGCGGTGTTCATCCCAAAAGGTTCGATAATCACGTTTTCATAGGGAATTTCCGGAAGGTTTTCACGCACGAGGCGGGCTTGGGATGCGGCGGTGACCACAAAAACGCGCTCTGGCTGGATGAGGGGCTTGAGCCGGTCATAGGTGAGCTGCAGCATCGTTCTGGTTTCCGTGACGCGCAGGAATTGCTTGGGATTCGCGGCCCGGCTGGCGGGCCAAAACCTGGTGCCGGAGCCTCCGGCCATGATTAGGGCTATCATTTTTACCTCTATATTATTTTATTATTTGCACGTTTTTGGGATGGCTAACCTGCCAAACCGAGGCGGGGATGGAAGCGTTCTGCTTGATGTCCGAAAAGCTGTAGTTCACAGTGTTGCCACTTTTATCCGTGTAGCCAAGTTTGTTAACGATGCCGGTTGATGGATTCATGGTGGCGGTTAGCGAAGAGACAAGATCATCCTGTTTTGGCACCAGCTTCACCGAAGCGGAATTTTTTCCGCTGGCAGTGACGGTCACCGCGGATTTATCCCAATAAAACTGCAGGATTTCAACCGGGTTCATGCGGCCAAACTGCGCCTGCACAGCGCTTTGGAACAAAGTGTTGGAAGCCGCGTCATAAAGCTCGACCCGGTTATTTTCAATCTTCAAATATTGCTCGCTGGGCTTGGTGAATTTCATCAGCATGCGCCCCTGCGTGAAGTATATCCTGCCGCTGTAGGTCACGGTTTTTTTTAGCTGGGGATAATAGTTGCTTTGCTGCAGAACCGCCTGAAAACTGCTGAGATTTTTGTATGTAGTCTGCAATTTGCTGTAAAGTTCGGAGGCAGTTTGACCCTGCAGGGCAATGAGGCAGGCAAATGCCATCAGAATCAAAATCATTTTTTTCATCTTGGTTTCCTTTTCTCTTTTTGGAACTTTCTCATATCAATACTCGCTTTCAGGCTTGCTCCTGCGCTTTATCGCTCTTCGCGGATGATGCCGCTTTGGATGAGATCGTCCATGGTGGCAAGCACATCACGGGATTTGCTGCCCAGATGTGGGCCGACGATGCGTGCCCGTTCCAATAAATCAACCAAACGCCCTGCGCGCGCGTAGCCGATGCGGAAATGGCGCTGTAACATGGAAACCGAGGCTGTGTTTGCCTGAACTACCACCCGCGCGGCTTCAGGGAAAAGTTCATCATCATAATCGAAACCACCCAAGCTCTCATCTTCGGGTTTGATCACGCTAAACTCTTGCTTGGGCTTGGGTTGGGTTGCCAAATAAGCACAAACCCTGGAGATTTCCTGATCCGAAACGAAGGCGCCGTGAATGCGTTCGGTGAGCGCTTTTCCGGGTGGAAGGAAGAGCATGTCGCCACTGCCCAAAAGCCTTTCCGCACCGATTTGATCCAAAATAACGCGTGAATCCACCCGGGATGAAACCTGAAAAGCTATGCGGGCGCTGAAGTTAGCTTTGATGACGCCGGTGATAACCTTGATGGAGGGCCGCTGCGTTGCCAAAATGAGGTGGATGCCCACCGCTCTGGCCATCTGGGCCAAACGTGTGATGGGAACCTCTATATCCTTGCCGCTGGTGAGGATGAGATCGGCAAATTCATCCACCACAATCACGATGTAGGGCAGTTTTTCGCCGTCCTTTTCGGTTCCCGCTTTTTCGTTGAAGGAAGAGATGTCGCGCACGCCTGCTTCCTGTAAAAGTTCGTAACGGCGCTCCATTTCGCGCACAGCCCAATACATGTTTTCAAGGGCTTGTTCCGGCTCGGTGACCACATTGCCAATCAGGTGTGGAAGTCCATTGTAGCCAGCCAGTTCCACCCTTTTGGGGTCAATCAAAATCAGGCGCATTTCATCCGGTTTGGCGCGCAAAATGAAACTCATGATGATGGCATTGATGCAAACGCTTTTGCCGCTGCCGGTGGCACCTGCGATGAGGAGATGCGGCATTTTTGCCAAATCTGAAACCACAGGGCGTCCCGCAGTATCTTTGCCCAGACCAAAAACCAGTTTGGAGGTGGTGGATTTTATCTCGTCGGAAAGCAGCAAGTCGCGCAAGTAAATCATGTCGCGACTCATATTTGGGATTTCGATTCCGATGAGGCCGCGCCCCGGTATGGGAGCCTGCACACGGATGGATTTTGCCTTGATGGCCAAAGCCAAATCGTCTGCCAGGGAGGCAAACCTGCTCACTTTAACGCCTTTGGCGGGTTCAAGCTCATATTGAGTGATGATGGGGCCGATGTTCACGTTGCGCACCTGAGCTTCGATGCCAAATTCCGCCAATTTATCCTTCAATATCTGACTGGTTCCCAAAATCTGATTTTCTATGTCCTTGCGTTCCTTATCGGTTAGTTTGATCGGACTTTCCAAAAATTCCTCGATTACAGGCATCACATATTCCCT from the Candidatus Cloacimonadota bacterium genome contains:
- a CDS encoding outer membrane lipoprotein carrier protein LolA, translating into MKKMILILMAFACLIALQGQTASELYSKLQTTYKNLSSFQAVLQQSNYYPQLKKTVTYSGRIYFTQGRMLMKFTKPSEQYLKIENNRVELYDAASNTLFQSAVQAQFGRMNPVEILQFYWDKSAVTVTASGKNSASVKLVPKQDDLVSSLTATMNPSTGIVNKLGYTDKSGNTVNYSFSDIKQNASIPASVWQVSHPKNVQIIK